DNA sequence from the Phoenix dactylifera cultivar Barhee BC4 chromosome 13, palm_55x_up_171113_PBpolish2nd_filt_p, whole genome shotgun sequence genome:
TAACATTTTGTCGAAGTCCTCTTTGTTTAACACTATTTATAGAGACGCTTTCTGCTCGTTCCAAAGGATCATTTTTCAACTAAGCATGcataacaagaaaaaaaacctATAGTTCATTCAAAATAATTAAATCTTTCTTCAAATGTTGCAAAAACCACTGCAGGTAAAATTCAGTAGCCAATCAAGTAAAAAGGTACTAAGGTGGAAGTTCTCTAGATGTCCAACATACCAACCACCTCTGCTCATGGTGTTCTTTTTTAATGACAGCCCCCAGTCCTGTCTATAACCTTCAATGTATGACTGTATAATCTTCATTCCAGCCTGAGATGTCAAAATCAACTGTATTACATGTATGATCCTGAACCATAAAAGGCAACAAGAATATTTATTTTAAGGCGAAATTCTTCAGAATTAACTTAAAGATTTTTGTTAGGTACCAATGGAGTAAATGTTGTTGATACTCCATAAGCAAAATCAAGAGCATTAAATGATGAATGGCTAGGATCTGCATAAACTTCTGCAACAAAATGCAGTAGCTGTCATAATAGGACAACATAAGGACAATAATCAGAGCAGCAAATATTAGCGTAGAATCCACCATATATCTAGTCAAGAAAAATTGAAAAGTAATCATGCCTCTGTGCatgcatataatataataaattcacCTATCTGATCAAAGGGTGTGTATGCGTGTTGGGTGTGTGCATGCGTATGTGAAGAGTAGTTTTGCAAAGTCAACAATTTTGATACTTTAAAGCAAtggaaatataatataataaattcacCTCACTGATCAAAGCTGGATAACTGTAACTTTGATGTACTAAATCACTTTCTCCTAGATGGCAATGGTGTTAGAAATTTGGCTCCCAAAATATCGGATTCATGTGGGACACTGGGGTTATTCTCTATGACATAATGAATAATGGATATTCATATATtatcaacatttaattcttgcttCTTCAGCAAAATCTTGCAAGATGATCAGCAGGGAGATGAGATCTGGAAAGGccgacaagaaaaaaaaaaggaggcatTCTATGTTTGGCATTTGATATTTCTCTACTAAGCAAAATTCAACAAACATATTCTAGCCATGATATAGACAAAGCTGCGATTATGTTGCCAGTGCTAACATGTTCAACACCAACTGCTCGGATACATGTGAATAGCAAATTAAGGTCATAGTACTGGTGATATCATAGCATCATGGAAAGTCAGCTCATGCTTTCAATCCGAAGGTTACCTTTGCCCAAGGTTAAAGACAAGGTTTAGCCTATTTTCTGTGCAGCTACGTAAGAAACTTGTCGGAATCAATAATTTCATAGCTATCAATATTTCATCCAAAAGGCTACTAAAATATGCCATAGAAATGCTAAAAACCAAAATTGTCATATAAACAAGAAAAAGTTTCTGTTTTAAggtcttttcttcttttgatcGTGCAATGATATATAGTGCCATGACACACCCTGTTTAGACTAATTTTGGACAGTAGATGATCTAAACAAAACAACCAGTCCCTTAAGAATACATGAATTGTAAGAACTAATGGTTTACATACACTATGCATTACCTAAATTTGTATATTTTTGTTGATTATTATGGCAACACATGTGACTTTCAGATGACACTCATTTAGGTAGCCTACCTCCTTTGAATTTGGTTTGCTGAACAAATGCCTTCGCCTGGACCAAAATAGTCATAAAGGTCAGGACAAGAACAAGTCTATTTAGAATTATAAATAAGCAGTAAAATCATAAATAATTCTCAACATGTAGTAGGAATTAAACCTTGTAGATTGAATATCTTTGCCAACATgtaaaatacaaaaataaaacttTTGAACATAGCACATACAATCCATTTTTAAGTTCACCAACTATGACTCTCATGGAATCCTTACAGTGTTAAAGAGGCGAACCTCCAGAAAAATGCATTCTTCAGGAAATTAATGCAGTATAAGACAGAGATCAACTTTTGCAGCATGATTTGCCAAATTTATCACCCAAGAACAAGCAACTAAACATTCACTGATGTCTGAATCAAAACATTATTTCAAGAATGCGTGTGCAGACATATAGTGAgagttttttttccattttattgGGAAAACCATGGAGTCAAGTCCAAATTAATTGAACCATAAATAGGTACAACTAAATGTGTCCGCCTAAGTCGAAGAAGCTAAGGGGGAATCTATAATATTGATTGAGAAAGTGTCAATGTTGCATGGTTAGCCAACCAATATGCAGTCTGGTTCCCTTCCTGGCATATGTGTGAGGTTTTGAAAGTGTGTAGATCAACAGAAAAATTCAATTAAGCAAACCAATATATCACAGAATGTGGATGACTTTGAGAATCTATAAAATCAAAATCTTAAATCACAAAGTTCAGCAATAATTGTAGCAAGAGGAGGATTTATTGGACCAGAAAAAAATGAGGGCACTTTGAGGAAGTAACACACACTGAAGATAGAATAACAGGCCAAGCAGTATATAGGAAAAACAATGGAAATGTATTAAAATTCAAACATTGACTAATAAAGCTATAAAAGGTGAAAAATATACCTGTTATATATGATGTGCATgccataattttaaaaataacagTTAATCATGAATACATACAAGTTATTCGAGTGACTCCAAAAAAGTGTCAATTCCCATATCAATTTCATTCTATCATTCTAAAAGGCAAAGGCaacctctattttttttcaactAGCATAATCTAAAAGGTGAACTTCTAAGCATCAGCAGCTAAAAACTCTCTACCCTGACCAACTAGTCAGATATCTTATTTAGCAATTATTGTTAAATGAGCTAAAACTTGTTCCGACTTAAATTAGATTATGTTGGACAAAAAGGAGTTAATTTAATGTGCAATGAAAAAATTAATAAGCCACATATCATATGGTTTGTTCAATTGATCTTAAAAGAAGCTTAGAACTTTCTTCTCTATCCTACATCGGAACAATGATAACCAAAGAACTAGCACATTTTGACAGCTCAAACATTCACATAAGTCAAATGACATAGACctctttaaaataattaaaggaaTAATATAAAGTTGAGAACTCAACTTTAGGGTAAGGATAAGTAGTTGAGCTGACCTGACTCATGATGAATTTCTTTTAAATGTCATGCTTAAAAGCTTGTTGGTAGGTTAAGTCCACTAAGCATCTTTTGGGCTAGAAATAGAACATGTCAAGACACTTAATTACTATGTTTTCTCCCAAGCCACATGCAATTTCATTGTGATTTTATAGACAATAATTATCCATAGTCTCACATCTATCACGCTctcctctttgtttctttcatgctaccatatatttTGAATACGAGCAATTGCATAGGTGGCGCTACTTCCCAGCAACACACTACAGAAAGTATTCTATGAATAATGCATATCACCACTATCTGGCTACAGTTTTCCTCAGGTCATCGTATCTAAACATCTTTGTTTTGAACTCAGATTACTACTTCAGTAAAAGGAACTTATCTGAAGAAAGAACTGAGAAACATTACTTATGTTTATTTTGCTGACCACCAACCTATGTTTTATTGCATTTGGGGTTAATTTTTGCCAACTGaacaattaaaaattaattatacaGTCTTAGAATTTAGAAACATTATTAACAATTACCTGATCGGTGCTACCTGGTCCAATTAAAACAAGTGCAACCCCAGCAGCATCCATGAGCTCCTGCAAACAAATAGTGTGCATCAAACATGTCTGATAAAATATTCTATATAAGTCAAACCAGTTCTTTAGATTATGAGCTTAACTTTCCTGAAACTCAAGGACAAGGACTAATAGACTTTATTCGAGAAATATATACACACAGACATGTACATAAGTACATaaagtacatacatatatgaatgcatgcatgtatgtactaTAGCTAGCAGTATAATATGTCCTATAtaaatgcatgcatgtatgttctATAGCTAgctatacacatacatacatacatacatacatatgcataGGATACATGCATTTAAATATGTGCTATAGCCAACAAATTTGCAAATTAAGCATGTTGACAATATAGAAGGAAAAGGTGTTTATTTACTTTACTGATGCAGAATTATAATGTTAACTCAAGATTGGTTAAGAATAAACTCTTCCCGTACTAGTGATATGattattatactatactctagGTTATGCTGTGTAGAATTTATATTGCTGGAGGTCCTATATACAAATCCATTGAACTAAAAAAGATTGTTATAATAGAAAGACACAGCTCCTGGTATTCAGCTTCATTTAACGTGTTTAGAGCATGAGTGCAACCATATAGAGCTCGAACAAAATATGGCTTCATTTTTCAAGTCTGCTTTTATTAATTTCTATAGCTTTAAGAGATTTCACTTGGTACAGTCTTCCTTCTAACCAACAGCTTTTGTTGTAAACTTTATCATCATGTATGCACCAGGAGATGATAATTTTTGATTAGAAGTGAAATCAGTTGGTAGCCATTATGTCATGCATCTTCCTTAATAAAGCCAGGTCATTACTGTGAATATGGAAGGCCAGAAGCATGAAGAATATTGTGTAGCTCATTTAGAGAAGGGGAATATTACCACAGGAGAAGAGTTTTTTCCGAGGCTTTTTTAACCCTAGACAACATATGTCTTCTAATTAAAAATGGTCTCCTTTTGTATTTGATGAACACCATGTCAGGAAagccacaccatgggcttgtcAATTCAATTTGTTGTCTTTTCTCAAAAAGCCATTACTGCTACGAAAAATCCCACATTGCCAATTCAGGATGATCCCTTTCTTGAGTTATTTCTTGAATATTTTGTTGCTTAATCGTCTTCATGGAATTCCTATGACAGTtggaccctgattgagcccataaatcttaagattaAGCTCTAGCTGACACTTAGAGGCAACACAAGCTTTATCCTTGCCTTATAGATGGTAAAGTTTCATCAAGCAACCAGATACCTTCCCACTGATAATTTTGTTAGATAATTCATTGGCATATCATTTTGTTCATTGATGGCACTATGCTTTGAATAAATCCTAGTCATGAGTCACGACCAGATCAATCCTTAGCTTTCAAGTTTCAAAAGACCAAAAGTTATTTTTCATATCAAAGTATAGTGTGCATCTGCATACCTTTTTGGAAGCAAGAAGATCAGCTCGCTTACGGCACAGAACACATCTGCAATAAACAGAAAAGAACTAATTATTCATCTACAAGcaacttttatataaaattcttCAACATGTTGCACaggaaagaagggaaagaaTAGAAACATCTTACCCAAAATGGCGTGCAAATGCGACTACAGCTTTCCTATTCTTCCACAAATCAGTTATAGGAATTGCTTTCCCAGTTATATCAAAAACATCTACTCCTTCTAGGGAACTTGTAAGACCTTCAGAAGTAACTGCAGACTTGCTTCCTGTACAGAAACATTTTTCTAAAGCTGAAAGGGGCAATAATAACAAAATCTTTACATGTAAAAGTTTTATAACTTATGATTTCACAGGCATTTAATAGAGAAGGAAAGCATAAAAACCTACTCAAACCACAAAGTAGAGAACTAGTGATGTTTGAATTTGTTTCATGCATTTACCAGATCAGATGACTAAATTGAGTGATAGGATTTCCTTGGAGcaaatcaaaaatagaaatttcAATTATGGTcttcaaatatatgtgaatggaAAATATCAATGCAGATGATATATGTGTTTCATGTTCGATACTATTTTAACTTGCATTAGTTAGAAATTGCAACATCCAAAAAACGGGAGTAAGTGGTTAAGAAGGCATAGCCTGCACAATAATAAACCCCAAATATGAAAATCGCCAAAAGTTAAACAATAGTATAATTACCATATATGTGTGCATATACATACAAACATTTAAATGTACATCCCTATAGCCATCAGCTATCTCTTGGTCTCAATTTCAAGggttatttttggtttttatatTGTCTAACTTAATATCTTTTGGCTTTGGCGCCTGACAGGTGATTAGATTGATCTAGAAAAGCCACTTTATTTATCACTATCAGTAGCTTCTTTTGCAGCTCATAAAGTTAAGAGAGGGTCATCCACAGCCTCCACCACTCTAATTAACGCCAAGAATGTGAGCTATGAATTTATGAAAAAAGAtcaattttaatattattaactgCTTCGTAGACTCCAGGTTAATCTTTGTTGTAGAATTCAATCCATATATCTTTTCCTACCTTTCCGTCCAATACCCATAACTTTCTTGAGGGCCTATCAACTTCTTGTAAACCTATGATTACATCACACGGATAAATGATATAGATATCTAAATTCAAGCACTGACACGTGTAATACAATTTTCTTAAAAACATATGGTAATAGAAACATGCAGCAAATCATTTCTCTAAAAAATCTATGATCTTCTATATATGAAGAAGAGAACTCAAGTAAGATGAGTTCCACGaacggaagaaaaaagaaacgatTAAAACAAGGAGACTAATGGAGAACGAGGAAGGAGGGAACGCTACCAAGAGAATCGGAGGTCGCGGCGACAAGAGGGAGGGAGCGGGAGCGTTCGTTGCTCCTCTTGCGCTGAAATGAGAAGCGAGGGTTCGGGCTAGAGTGCTTAGGGTTTCGAAGAAGAGTAGTTGCGTGCCGGTCGCGCCTAGCCTCTATCCAGACGGTGGTAGCGGGTGGAGCAGCGCGCAGCGGCATCGCCATGGGGATTGGAGGTTTGGAAGAGGCCGTCGCCCGGGGCCGCTTGCGGCTTTACAAGAGCCACATCTTTGAAACGTTTTCTGACGAAGGCTCTCGCGTGCCGGGGACGCGGGCCAAATAATCACGTGAACTGCACGCGACTAAATTTCATAATTCTAATCTTATGCTGTCCGTGCAGCAATTGCTGATCTACCGCCGGTAATAGTACTTTTGAAAgtagaaattttataaaaatctatttgctgtttgataactatatttttaaagtgctataccactttaatatgtgtttggtagacaaactgagaaagtacttttgatatAACAAAATAACCATAAAAGACATTAAATAGTATTATAcagcaaaataaaatataatatgtattaatacataaatatatgatatagtataatattactataatataaatataatattattacataataataataatggtaaaaaaaaacagctttccgaccagacctaaaagtatttttctaaaaagctccaaaatgaatCTTCACCCAAAAaactgtttttagctttctgaaaaagctaaaatagctttccaaaatttttaccaaacatccctatttcatctaaaagtatttttgtaAGGCCAAAAAATGGCCCTTCAAAAGCTTCCCCAAACGGGCCTTAGTATTTCTTCTGAATTGGCCTCAACTATTGCATTGCCTCAAAGATTAAAAGCTATGATCTAGGCTGATAAGGCCGGACACCAAGGCCAAAAATTAAGAAGAATAGTGCTGGTGAAGTCCATCAATGGAGACCGAAAATGTAGCATTTTACATGGCATAAACTTCTCTATGATCACAATGACAACAAAATTTGCAGAAAATAGTATTTCATTTACATTAGCAGAACAAGAATATATGCAATTTAATTGTGCACTAACATGGTTTGAGTTCCAAAGACTAGTCCCCAGcattaaatatgaaaaaaacGAGCTCATCGCAGAATTAGCTATAGTTAATAACTAAAATGTTAGCTTGATAACTGATTAATATTACGAAAAATTGAAGATTGTTTGTCCAGCAATATAGTAGCTCGCAGTCTCATACGATTAGAGTTTCATTGCACATCTGCAAATCGCACAACCGACTCCAAATTTTCAAGCCCATTAAGAGGGTCCCATATGACCCTCTTACATCCTGATGAACTCAGCCCATTTACATCGTATTTAGGCCCTTAAACCTTCCACTGTCTCGTTTCGGCCCGTAACACCTTCCCTCTTATCTTTCTCCGCCTCCGCCCCTCTCCGGCACCGCCGCAGCTGCCGGCTCCAATCTACTACAATGACTTCCTTGCGCTCCGCCATATCCTCCTCCCTCCCATCGATCCGCGCGGCGGTCAACCGATCGAAGCGGGAAATGGTTCGGCGGGAGATGGAGAACTGCCACCTGGTGGCCGGGATCTGGTGCCATGGCCTCACGGTGAAGCAGCTCCAGGCCCTCCGCGGCGTCCTCCCGGAGACCACCAAGCTGGTGGTGGCGAAGAACACCCTCGTCGAGAATGCCGTCGAGGGCACCAAGTGGGAGCCCCCCTCAAGCCCTGCATCAAGGGCATGAACGCCTGGCTCTTCGTCCACTCCGACGAGATCCCCCCCGCCCTCAAGCCCTACCGAGACTTCCAGAAGGAGCGGAAGCTCGTCCTCAACTACTTCACCGGCGCCGTGTTCGAGGGCCGGCTCTACGGGCCCGACGACTTCCAGGCTCTCGAGACGATCGATGCCCACCCGGATGGAGTCGTATGCCTACCTCCTGGGCTGCCTCCAGACCCCGGCGATCTCGCTGGTCAGCACGCTGCAGTCGCCGGAGTGGGATGTCGAGAAGCCCGAGGGAGAGGGCGAGGCTGCTCCAGCCGCCGCCGCCCCGGCTGCCACCGATAAGTAACAACTGTAAGTTTGGTCCTcttgtttcctttctttctttctgtagCTGCTCATAAGTGCTGCAAATTTTTGGATGATCCTTTTGCGTGAAGATTGCTGCTTTCATGTTTATTGTAGGGGAAACTAATCACCGGTCCAGTGTTGGACCGGAGTATAACGAATAGTCCCTGTTGACCGAAAATGTAACTCCCGGTCCAGAGACTCAGGAAACCATAATTTTCGGTCCCTGGGAGGAGAAATGTCCAAGAAAATTTGCCTAATATGCCCCGATCCAGTATTTTGAAGGCGGGAAATGGAGACGTTTGGAGTTTCGATTCGGTCTGGCCAACGGAAGAGGAGATTCTGTTTGAAGGCGGGAGGAACAATGTCGTTTGGAGTTCGGCACCGATTTCCTGTTCGCGTGGCCAACGGAAGGCGGGAGAGGAAGACCGTTGGAATTCCAGAGAAGACTTTGGAGCTCCACAAGCATTCTGCTCTGTTCTTTGAGGTTCGAACGGACTGTAGGGCGGCTTTTTGGTTTGATGTCCTCTGTTCTTTAGAGCTCCACAAGCATAGTTTGTGCTATTCTGTCAGGTTCCAACGGACTGTATGCTTATCGGCCCAGCCAACGGAAGGATTTTTAGAGCAAGACCTTGGGGACCCGAATTGGAGGCCAACGGAAGGCTTTTTGGTTTGAAGGCGGGAGAAGGTGTGGGGAATTAACTTAACTGTTTTCCATCTTGTTTCATTTTGCCATAGCTTGTGGGGAATTAAGTTAACTGTTTTCTTTGTTTATGAATGCCTTGTTCTGCTCCAGTGTGCCATCTTCTTCCGTTTTGCCTTAGGGTGTGGGGAATTAAGATCAGGTGTGCCTCTAACTTTGTTTTAACAGAGATATTTTGCTGATGTGCCTCTGATTCTGCACTCTTCGTCTGACTTTGTTATAACAGAGCTGAGGTCCAAGAATTGTCGCCAAATCATTTGTGCTGATCCCTCCTATTTTCATTATGATGGCTTCAAAGAACAGTAGTAGCCCGGTTTTGATGGCCATTTGTTGTTACGGTAGCGAAGCTGTTATTATTTCCATATGTGTAGACACAACTCTTGATCAAATATTCAAGGAAATAGTGGAAAGGTGGAGACATTTATCTTCTACAATGATAGAAATTAAGTTTTATATTCCAAACAAATCTAGAATGGTTGTTACGCTCATGAGCGATAAAGATGTTCATAACATGCATCAAATACATGTGAACTTAAATGCGGCAGTGATTGAGATGGTTGTTACTCATTCTCCAAGCTTGATCGAAGCTGGTGATGTGGTAATCAATACCAGGTATTccatatttgaaattttattttgttcattTCAAGCTAAAAGAACATTAATAAGTGTGCTGAAATTATGTTTATCGTTTTGTATGGACAGTGGCTCATCCCATGGTGCTGAAATTAGTTAGAGatccaaaaatatttcaaagaGTAGCTCAAGTAATTTTGTCCAAGTTGTTGAAGAGACGAGAGCTGCAATTGAAGAGGAAGGAAGTCAAAGAAATTCATTGGATGCTTGGAAAAGTTGTATAGAGGGCGTTGGTCAGGAGTTCAGGAATGTCGAAACTCTTCGTGACAGCATTTGCAACTTTTGTATCGCAAATTGCAGAGATTTTGTGTTCATAAAGAACGATCGTGAGCGACTTACTGTGGAATGTGCATATGAAGAATGTGAATGGCGTATCCATGCTTCTCGACTTGGTAATGGTGAAAagtttgcaattaaaaaaatgaacgGTAACCATACATGTGGAGGAGGGATGCAAGTCCGGTCGCATCCGAAGGCTTCAAAACGTTGGGTTTCGAACATTGTCAAAGATAAACTTCAAGATATGCCATTATATAAGCCGACTGACATTGTAAAAGATATTCGTCGGGAATATGGTGTTCAATTGCCGTATCATCAAGCTTGGCATGGTAAGGAGGTCGCTATGAAGGAGATTTATGGTGATAGATCGCTATCTTATGACCGAATTCGGTGGTATTGCGACGCCATTGTTCAAACCAACCCCGGCAGCATTACAAAGTACGAAACATGTGAAGGTCGATTCAGACGTCTGTTCATTTGTTTTCATGCTTCACTATTGGGTTTCATAAAAGGATGTCGACCTCTAATTTTTATGGATGGGACATTTATAAAACATAAGGATGGGGGTGTATTGCTTGGCGCCACTACCAAAGATGGCAATGATGATATGTTTCCTATAGCTTATGGTGTGGTAGATACAGAAACTGATGAGAATTGGGAATGGTTTTGCCAGATTTTTAAAGAAGCTATTCATAGTTGCAGTGCGTATCATGGTCAAAAGTTCACATTTATGACAGATAGACATCAGGAAATTATTAAATCGGTGCCGAAGTACTTTCCTGGTTGCTACCACTCATATTGTATTCGTCATGTGAAAGAAAACTTCAAGAATCAGGTTTGCATCATAAtattgaaaataattttaagtAGAAAGTATCTAAGTAATATACCATCCGGAATGTCTGATATTTAATTGTGATCGCAGGTGCTTGTCCATTATCGTGCAGCTAACAGAAAGAGGCTGCTTGATTTAGTAAATGCTGTTGCGTATACTCCAAGGCTTAATATTTTTCAGAAGCTAATTGGGAAGCTTACATCAGAAGTCCCTGGTGCTTCCACCTTTCTCCTACATGCCAACCCCGAGCATTGGGCAAACGCAATTTTTCCGGGTCCACGCTGGGGCACTATGACATCTAACGTGGCTGAGTGTTTTAATAGTTGGATCTTGGAGGCTCGTCATCTGCCTATCCCTCATATGGTTGACCATATCAGGCTTCAAATTATGCAGATGATGCATGAACGGCGTAATCAAGGATATAGCATTCAAACCCACCTATGTCCAGATGCTGAGAAAGTGTTACATAAAAATGCAGAAGATGGTCGGAGATTATCCTTGTTTACGTCCAACATAATGTTATATGACGTAAAGGATACAAACTACTCATGTAAAGTTGACCTCCAGAATTGCAGCTGCTCTTGTGGCGAGTGGCGAATCTTCGGCATGCCATGTAAGCATGCTTGTGCCTGCATCGAGAAGGCCGGCAGATCCTTGTACCAATTCACTGACATTTGGTTCCAAGCTGAATTGTATAGAACAACATATGCCGAAGCAATTAATCCAATTCCTGATATTGAGGAGCCGCACAgtgcatctgaagagattcacatTCTACCCCCTATGAAAAAGACACGTCCTGGcaggcctaaaaagaagagaagacctTCTCAAGTTGAGTTAGTACGTGATATGAGATGTGGACGATGCGGGAAGCTTCGGCACAACAGAAGGACATGTAATGAGGTCATACTGTAAACAATATGGTGCTCTACTATACATTGAAGGTATCGAACACCTTTGGCACACCCTTGGCACACCTTTTGCACACCCTTGGCACACCTTTGGCACACCATTGCATACAGTTTCAATCCCATGGCACGCCATGGCACACCCTGTATTCTTATTTTAAATGCCATTATACTCCATGTTTTTTAATAGAAATctgtagaagaaaaaaaacatcgCTTTAACCTCTGTGCACACAGTTACCTGTTACCTgcttctctgcacacagttacCTGTTACTTGCACTCAGATATGGTTTCTGTGCACACTTAAAACTTAAGCAATctgatttttttccctttacTTATCTGGTACTTTCAGATTCTAGATGGTTTAAAAGTGGTGCAATTGCAATGGCCAAATGATTATCGATGGTGCAGTCGAGAATGTATGCCTAACCTTTCATGtttatgtttctttttctttgcctATGCTGCAAGTTCACATTACTTATATTTAGTAATTTTTTCCATTGTCGTCGCAGATGGGGAAGGATGTGGTGACGTTGTAGTAAAGGAAGACCTTTTGAAGTAAAGGAAGTTGATTGTTGATGTTGTCAACTAATACAAATTTTGGATTATTTCAGAATTTATCAATGTGGAATACTATTAAGTTCCTTTGTCATATTAATTTTTTGATGTTAGCTGATGCTATGTCTTTTTGGGTGGCTGATTTATGtggagagagtcgaccccataaCTCTCTCAGAGTATTCCAAATAGCGCCTGTGTACGCAGCCAAGCTACGAGTCGACCTCTCATCAAgagggagtcgactccattTCGTAGGAATCGACTCGGGCTGCCTGAGGTCGACCCGACTGatatttggag
Encoded proteins:
- the LOC103706641 gene encoding thioredoxin-like protein AAED1, chloroplastic translates to MAMPLRAAPPATTVWIEARRDRHATTLLRNPKHSSPNPRFSFQRKRSNERSRSLPLVAATSDSLGSKSAVTSEGLTSSLEGVDVFDITGKAIPITDLWKNRKAVVAFARHFGCVLCRKRADLLASKKELMDAAGVALVLIGPGSTDQAKAFVQQTKFKGEVYADPSHSSFNALDFAYGVSTTFTPLAGMKIIQSYIEGYRQDWGLSLKKNTMSRGGWQQGGTLVAGPGVSNISYIHKDKEAGDDPDIEDVVKACCL